The Gammaproteobacteria bacterium nucleotide sequence CTGACTTTTACGCTGGTACGTTTACCAATTTCTGCCATCCATTCTCGTAAACCGGAGATAACAATCTCGCGCCCCACGATGATTGCGGCAGGAATAGCGACATAAGCTGATCCCATTTCACCTGCGATCAGCACTAAAGCTACAGCTACTGCCAGTTTATCAGCCACTGGGTCTAAAAAAGTGCCAAAGCGGCTGCCTTGCTTTAAATATCGCGCCAAATAGCCATCCAGCCAGTCTGTGATGGCTGCGATAGCGAATAGAATAGCGGCTACGGTATGCCCCCAAGGAACAGGCAAATAGAAAAATACCACGAAGATGGGAATGATGAGGATACGGATGAATGTGAGGATATTGGGTATAGTCATGGGACTATTCTACCAATGACTTAAGTGGATTTAAAAGCTTTAGATGTAGGCATTTTTGCAATTGATTGGCTAGGAGTTTATGAATAGCTGCTCTTCTTCCCTTAATAAGCATAGAAATCAAGCTAAGCACTATAACCCCCCTACTCCCCATGCAAACTATCATACAACCGCTGGGCTAAATCCAAACTAATACCCGGAACTTTAGCCAATTCCGCAACACTACTGCGCATCACACCCTGCAAACCGCCAAAATGTTTCAATATTTCACGCCGACGAGTGGGACCGATTCCTGGCACAGCTTCCAAGGGTGAAGTGGTACGCGCTTTCGCACGTTGCTGACGGTGGCCCGTAATGGCAAACCGATGCGCTTCATCGCGAATGCGTTGTATCAAATGCAAAACTACAGAATCAGGTTCAAAGTGCCAAGGTTGTGTATGGCCGGATAGAAAAATAGTCTCTAACCCTGGCTTACGCGTAGGTCCTTTGGCGACAGCCAACAGTGTCACTCCAACCACTTGCAGTTCTTCCAATACCTGTTCAGCTACAGATAGCTGGCCTTTACCACCATCAATAATAAGAATATCCGGCACCTCACCCCCCGTCGCTTTTATGCGGGTATAACGCCGCTCCAACGCCTGCTGCATGGCTGCATAATCATCACCTGGCTGAATATCCCGGATATTAAAGCGGCGGTAATCATCTTTAATGGGACCTTCCGTTCCAAAGACCACACAAGAGGCGACGGTAGCCTCTCCCATTGTATGGCTGATATCAAAACATTCTAAACGCTGCGGCAGACCTGGCAATTTGAAGGCTTTTTGTAAAGCTTCCAGCCATTGATAATAATTGAGCTGGCTAGACAGATGATTGACTAAAGAGTGGCGGGCATTCAGCAATGCCATATTGATCCATTGTTTTGGGAATCCGCGTGTTGGCACGGTCATGACTACTTTGCGTTGCCATTGTTCACTCAATGCTTCTATTATCCACTGGCCATCCGCCAAAGGCAGGTTGACATAAATACGATCGGGAAAAGACTCACCGCGTTGTGCGCTTAAGTAATATTGTGGCAGAAAAGAAGTTAGAACTTCTTCCTCTCTTGCTTCTTTCGGAGCCTTAGGAAAAAAAGATTTATTACCCAACAACCGGCCATTGCGAATATAGAGCACTTCTATACAGACCGCCCCTTCACGGCTAGTCACAGCAATCACATCTACATCGCCCTCATCCGTGCTAATCGCCTGCCGCGCTTGCATTTGACGCATGATATTGATCGTATCGCGTAAATGTGCCGCAGCCTCAAATTCTAAACGTGAAGCGGCTTGCTCCATTTTGTTTATCAGCTCTTGCATAACCGCTTCATTTTTGCCCCGCAAAAATAGGCGAGTACGCTGTACATCCTCCT carries:
- the uvrC gene encoding excinuclease ABC subunit UvrC, which encodes MSAFDPKAFIETLPTRPGIYQMMNAQGQVLYVGKARNLKDRVSSYFRAGALDTKTIALVQKIDHMTVTVTHSENEALLLESNLIKKLRPRYNILLRDDKSYPYLFLSAHRDFPRLTFHRGPEREKGEYFGPYPSAAAVHETLDVLQKLFKIRQCSDPFFKSRTRPCLQYQIKRCTAPCVGYVDVAAYQEDVQRTRLFLRGKNEAVMQELINKMEQAASRLEFEAAAHLRDTINIMRQMQARQAISTDEGDVDVIAVTSREGAVCIEVLYIRNGRLLGNKSFFPKAPKEAREEEVLTSFLPQYYLSAQRGESFPDRIYVNLPLADGQWIIEALSEQWQRKVVMTVPTRGFPKQWINMALLNARHSLVNHLSSQLNYYQWLEALQKAFKLPGLPQRLECFDISHTMGEATVASCVVFGTEGPIKDDYRRFNIRDIQPGDDYAAMQQALERRYTRIKATGGEVPDILIIDGGKGQLSVAEQVLEELQVVGVTLLAVAKGPTRKPGLETIFLSGHTQPWHFEPDSVVLHLIQRIRDEAHRFAITGHRQQRAKARTTSPLEAVPGIGPTRRREILKHFGGLQGVMRSSVAELAKVPGISLDLAQRLYDSLHGE
- the pgsA gene encoding CDP-diacylglycerol--glycerol-3-phosphate 3-phosphatidyltransferase, whose amino-acid sequence is MTIPNILTFIRILIIPIFVVFFYLPVPWGHTVAAILFAIAAITDWLDGYLARYLKQGSRFGTFLDPVADKLAVAVALVLIAGEMGSAYVAIPAAIIVGREIVISGLREWMAEIGKRTSVKVSSIGKFKTVVQMLSLIILVLYKPSGLLLVKVIGLVLLYIAVLLTLWSMIMYLKAAWTDLTLSTNKE